The Entelurus aequoreus isolate RoL-2023_Sb linkage group LG03, RoL_Eaeq_v1.1, whole genome shotgun sequence genome contains the following window.
tctatacacctatgtagatattgcaccaaaaaccagacatttgcagccagaatagtcatttaccacattagcaatgtatagagtgtatttctttaaagttaagactagtttaaagttatcttcattgaaaagtacagtgcttttccttcaataataaggacatttcaatgtgaccccaaacttttgaacggtagtgtacgtaacGGCTGCTCAACAGAAACACAGCGAAGttaatgcaagtcatacttggtcaacagccatacaggtcccactggaggtggccgtataaacaactttaacactgttacaaatatgcgccacactgtgaaaccacaccaaacaagaatgacaaacacatttcgggagaacatccgcaccgtaacacaacagaaccaatacccagaaccccttgcagcactaactcttccgggacgctacaatatacaccccccgcaccTCCCGTTGAATAAAAACGGAAAGATTCCGCTGCTGCGATGGCGCCATTACGCATTCATTGGAAATCCCGGGGTCAGTCGCACCTGAGTTTGTGCAGAGCGACAAGGCCTTTGTCCGTCACGTTCCCACACGACACCACCTCCACGGTGGACAAGCTGTCCTGCAGGTTCTCCAGCGAGCTCAGCCTCTCCAAACACGCGTCTTCAATGTACATACACTTGTTGAACTTCATCTCCTCCACGCGCCGCAAACCCTCTGCGCAAAAAGCACAACCACGTCACCGTGGATCACGCCGAACGGAAAGTTGTTATGTGCGACACGCACCGAGATGGTCGAAGCCTCTGTACATAATGCAGGACTCTGTGGCGTCGATGGACTGGATCTTGTATCTGTCCAGAGCTCCGGTGGGCAGCGCGTTGTAGTCTTGATGCCAGCGCTCGAAGCCTTGGAAGCGCACCTTGGCGCCGCATCGAATCAACCACTCGGCCGCCGCTCGGTCTGGGCCGACAGCTTTGATTCGCTCATAGTCCACCCTGAGCACATTGAAATGGCGGGATAAAAATGTTATACAGTGGAAAAGCTCGGATAGTGAAGCAcatttccccataagaaacaatgtaaatatgaataataacttCCAGCCTTGACAACAGTCCATATTTAGGTGAATGTTTGTACACTTtggacacaatataaagtgctatacagcagtggtccccaacctttttgtaactgcggaccggtcaacgcttgaaaatttgtcccacggactggggggggtgggggggtgtagtgtatggtatttatttttattttttattgtattttttttttgtcataaaaaatacaatcatgtgtgcttacggactgtatcccttgcagactgtattgatatataacgtaggaaccagaaatattaataacagaacgaaacaacccttttgtgcgaatgagtgtgggggaggaaaatgtttttattttttaaattttttatttatttcttgtgcgaccaatcgatccacggaccggtactggaccactgatatacagtactgcatttcaaacataacaaggaggggATGGATCAACTATTTAttcacaagccaaaacaacaacatgctGCTGTCCACTGTGTGCGCGCAAAAACACAAAAGTcccttttttttttgattgattgaaacttgtattagtagattgcacagtacagtacatattccgtacaattgaccactaaatggtaacaccctaatacgtttttcaacttgtttaagtcggggtccacgtaaatcaattcatggtgacgGCCAGGCCTGGCCCTTACCAatatggcgccctaggcaagattttaggtggcacccccccccacatcggcagtgaagtgtatatactcacaagaaaccgaatagctttgtccttgacctttttttttacttaaagaaagcaaatcaacatattatatgagaatgttatgttatgattatctttaaccgaatcacagcagtgctcaaattaaaaaacagcattccctctcatgtgatattgcttaattaacattaatgatgtgcactttaacaactaggcttacaactatacctaatatataaaggggtggacaagtgactattacctgcagagcaaacattagctaaccagaaggcaataacaatgtaaacaaaaaacacctgcttaaaagatctaatacaaatgtccctgaggaatgtaaggtgggagtactgtaattacctaacgttacattattattttccataacaatttagccccctccacaatattaacccgacgttaaaacagaactagctacttattgattagcaattgccgaatcatgtaacattagcttaatgctaaaaagccaggttactatcacagacaaataatttcatgtaggctaacgttatctacctgctacctctgtctttttctcgtttcacctcttcttttctctttttttccccccggactcctgacagttttggccgttttgacatcttgtgttgatttttttgatgtggtgacgtccaaaaagagtcatgatacgggaagggagggggcgcaatgctgtgacaaataatatttctattaaataggctttactttgcattttaattaacgtgggattattttttgtatttagaaataatagtaccaactttcttttttttttctctgcaacatttgtggcactggcgtggcgccccctgatggacggcgcccttagcattttcctatacggcctatgccacgggccggccctggtgacGGCGTGGCCCGGTTGGTAGAACGGCCACGCCAGCAATTTGaggattcctggttcgatccccagctgtTCACATCCGTTTTTACCCTTCAGCGAGacactacaccaggggtgtcaaagtcatttcagatcgggggccacatggagaaaaatctactctcaagtggGCCGACTAGActagaaataaagacaacttcagattgttttctttgttttcaagTATGCTGACCATATCCTGATCATATTGTATGTTTGACATCTTTTATAGTATAGGatagaccaggggccgtatttatcaagcgtcttagagtgccattttacacttaagtcctgagaatttgcgaaatttagtcctactctcaaacttaacaataaaagctatttatcaactttcttaagtctaagaatcactcctactctccacgatatttaagagaccttcagaggtgtcctaagtggttaggagttgccagcgggggatggcactgaggcgagagagacgtccgcgaacgttcagggagcggaaggatgtcctggctttgtttgatgacgagcagctgatcaaacggtatcattTAGAgcatgggtcaccaacgcggtgcccgcgggcaccaggtagcccgtaaggaccagatgagtagcccgctggcctgttctgaaaatagctcaaatagcagcacttaccagtgagctgcctctattttttaaattgtatttatttactagcaagctggtctcgctttgctcgacatttttcattctaagagagacaaaactcaaatagaatttgaaaatccaagaaaatattttaaagacttggtcttcactaactgacaaagaaacagataacagatttggtgtccagttcaaagagtgacatgatttatttaaaaatttgagagttgacttttgtattttacatgagttatttgtacaaacatggtgcaaagtaattcatgatttgttaaaaaatgttagtggctagttagttaaaatgggatattgtgatttcacaagactgtcttagaagtgatcatttgaaaatgttcaatttgaaaaatgtgcacttagagaaaatataaaaataaagtgttgcatattgatatttatctgttactatatatatttattgtgagaaatcattaagatgatcagtgtttccacaaagataaatatcattaattattaataataacagagttaaaggtaaattgagcaaattggctatttctggcaatttatttaagtgtgtatcaaactggtagccctttgcattaatcagtacccaagaagtagctcttggtttcaaaaaggttggtgacccctgatttagacagagcgggtattatttttgtcacagatttaataaggggcgtcatctcatcagcaacatcacgcagcagaactaaaggtcatcacaatgcttcgatatctcgccactgggaaaatgcaTCAGTGTAACGCTGATGATTTGGGGCCATCACAACCATCAGTAAGCAGAATTGTTATGGAAACAATAATGGCCTTTACTGCTCCTCACCTCGTCATGCGTTTCATTGACTttccacccacaccagtttcaaattagttgcctaattaatgaattggaaagaaaaggaaacatttatttttgattcgatgccaatattgtttgtttgttttgtattattttgtagtttattgtcaaaatatacactcccattgtccacttaaatatttctaagatatttctttattcttagacaagggattcccttccgtgattggtcatttctatggacacagaaatgacgtcacctaaaattccgtttacggcacatagtaatgtcgtaattcagccctacacttcgctgaaagtgtgagtaagacgcttgataactaactttcaagtgcagctttcagcgaagaatttctttactcataagtcaactcttagcagacttcttaggagtaattctaagaagcttgataaatacggcctcAGGAGTCTTCAACTTTTATTATCAAAAGAGACATTTTGCCGCCTCCTCCTCGAAGGAAAACATagtataggccaggggtcaccaacctttttgaaaccaagagctacttcttgtgtactgattaatgcgaagggctaccagtttgatacacacttaaataaattgccagaaatagccaattttctcaatttacttttaactctacgttattaccggtattaataattaattatctttgtggaaacactgatcatcttaatgatttctcacaataaatatatataaaaacagataaatttcaatatgcaacactttatttttatattttctctaagtgcacattttttaaattgaacattttcaaatgatcacttctaagacagtcttgtgaaatcacaatatcccattttaactagctagccactaacattttttaacaaatcatgaattactttgcaccatgtttgtacaaataataactcatgtagaatacaaaagtcaactctcaaatttttaaataaataatgtcacactttgaactggacaccaaatctgttatctgtttctttgtcagttagtgaagaccaagtctttaaaatattttcttggattttcaaattctatttgagttttgtctctcttagaattaaaaatgtcgaacaaagtgagaccagcttgctagtaaataaataaaatttaaaaaatagaggcagctcactggtaagtgctgctatttgagctatttttagaacaggccagcaggctactcatctggtccttatgggcaccgcgttggtgacccctgttataggcTGTAAACTTTTCTaagttttcatcttttttttaatttacaggacAAGCAATCTGTCCATGTGAAATTAAACtcattgtcctttttttttttcttttggcaAGTATTCTTGGTTAGCTTACCCAAGCAGTTGCACACTCAAGAAGCTGAAGTGAACACACAGGCTTCCAGTGCCTTTTACGTGCGCCTCAGAACTCAGCCTGTGTGTTTTCACGGCCTCACAGACAGTCTGATGTTATAGAACTCTTTTTAAGAATACAGATTGTTCTAACTCCGCGGTTAAAACAATCTGAGGAAGCCACAACCAGGAGACAGGAAGGGGTGTCAAGGCGCTGGGTGACAGACCCCTGGAATAGACTTTTACATAACACTCACAAATGTATAGATAGACAGCCTTTTTTTCTATTTTGCATCATACTGAGactttcctgtaaaaaaaaaaataataattggaatatTTAGCCCTCCTCATGACCCAAACATAAAATGAACATAACAGTGTATATAAATAATAGTCAGTGAACgtggacatacagttgatagaccattgtgatagccaatcagatcacgagttgttgtcagtaaggccttctagctggcctcacgttgaacgtgacaatTACGCGTCCCAGACTGTTagtggatgaatttgagaacagaGTTGagagacaattgcgatagccaatcagatcacgagttgttgacagtagcctctctaagtagcctgatgttaacgagactgtgattgggtACTCGCTtgccattccaaagtgagtatccaatcacaagttccAATTtaacaggaagcaggaagtgttgcgccgtagccagaccaggagaacaaaacattgattaggtggcatatatatatttgcaaggccattttcaagaaggatatttaaagagaaactacatcttgtgagatgatatcggccaaccccggaagctagctcagctgttctggcgatcaaatggggaaatgctcgccatttccactcgaataagctgaCGACGAAGGGGTACCACTGGTTTATACGACGTCGAATAGGTGctataaattgtgagttcaaatattttattttttcacttttaatatgttttttgcaattttaattttgacactaccacgtaagatatgttttaattgttttttaaatgcgccagaaaataacccgttttgtacactgttgatgtgttcaatgtcc
Protein-coding sequences here:
- the dmac2l gene encoding ATP synthase subunit s, mitochondrial, producing the protein MKLLARTVQCALKQRETNRRHFWAWLNAIFNKVDYERIKAVGPDRAAAEWLIRCGAKVRFQGFERWHQDYNALPTGALDRYKIQSIDATESCIMYRGFDHLEGLRRVEEMKFNKCMYIEDACLERLSSLENLQDSLSTVEVVSCGNVTDKGLVALHKLRNLEYLFLSDLPGLKDKETTANRLKTALPRLDLRLD